DNA sequence from the Lagenorhynchus albirostris chromosome 13, mLagAlb1.1, whole genome shotgun sequence genome:
ATAAGGGCTAtataagtatttattattattattattgctacccTATGAGGAAGGCAAGCCTGGAATCAGCCCCAAGCCCCTCAAAACATTATACGTTTGGAACTAACTTGCTCATGGTGACAGAGCtggtttttaaaaacaccattcTTGGCaattccctggcggtacagtggttaggactctgtgctttcactgctgagggcccgggttcaatccctggtcagggaactaagattccacaagccacgtggcaccccccaaacaaaaacaaacccaaacaccATTCTCACTGCACACTCTCACTTTTAAAGTGTAGTGACAGGGCAAGAGTAACTGGGCTTATTTGGATTGTGAAAATGCTGAGAGCTAAATTGGGTAGGTTCTGCTACCTAAGGAGATTTGAGTCTCAACAAGCAAAAGGTCACTTTTTGATCTGTAACTGGCCTGGCACTGAGCAGTGCTGCCTTGCATGAAGCAGACCTTGCCCTCTCTACCAAGTCATAGGAAAGTGAACAGGAAGAGTATACCTCTCTTAGGGAGCAGGTGCATGGCATCCCGGTGGCCCTGCCATTCTTGCACAGTGTTGAACAGTGCCTCCCGTTCACTCTGTAACATGTTCTGCAGCTTCCGCTCCTGGACTATTAACTTCAGGCGCTTTATCCGTTCCCCAGAGTGGGAGATGAAGTCAGGTCTGTGAAGTTGCAGTGATTCCTGAGGAGGAGAAAAAGCCCCCAACCTCACATTAATGATATAGGCTTTTCTCCAAGGGCCTAGAAAAAACAGTACCTGCCTAACAGGTTTGGAAAGCCTGTTTGTAACTTATAGAAAATATCTAGAGTTGAAGAATTATCTAACAACTCCCTGTGCGGGAAAGCTCCAGTAGGAAAATCAGAGGGATCAGAGAAATGCCTTTGGAATAAGCCAAGAACTAAGACTGTGGCAATGACAACTCTCCCCAGTATTGATGGGATAAAGCTTGGCCCGttgtgctatttttaatttcccttcaAAGAAATacgtcattaaaaaaaaacattttctggactgccctggtgatgcagtggttaagaatccccctgccaatgcaggggacacaggttcgatccctggtccgggaagatcctacaggctgtggagcaactaagcccttgtgccacaactactgaagcccgcgcgcctagagcctgtgctctgcaacaagagaagccaccgtaatgagaagcctgtgtacagcaaggaagagtagcccccactcgccatagctagaggaagcctgcgcacagcagtgaagaaccaatgcggccaaaaataaaataaataaataaatgaaatttaaaaacaaaacatttccttTAGCTCCCCAGGTATTTATAAAGAAGAGAGCTGGTGCCTTTAAAACCCTGTGTTAAGCAGAAATAGGAGTTATGTAAATGCAGGAACAAATATAAGGCTGACGCAAACATCAGGCCTCTACTGCACTCCACGTGCTGCTGTGTATATACAAACCGAATGAGCAGCTACACAACATCCTCCCTTCTAGTGCCTTGCCCCAGATACTGAGGGTGATGCACAATTTATAACGGCTAACAGTAAGGCAGCCTTTGATTAATGAGTGTGAGAACAGATGAACTGTGGAGGTGCTAGAAACGAGGATCAGTTGACTATACTTCAGAAAGCCAAGTCACAGGTTTAACTCTTTTGTATCTTGCCCCTTCTTCCTTCTTAAACATATGGCTAAAATTAACTCAATGTCATTGTACCTGTAGGGTTGCTCTCACAAATGGCTTCAGTGGATCTCTGCCTGGGCCTGCTAGTGAACTGTGGCTGTCCATGTGCTGTCCTTGCCAGTTCTTTTCCTGTAGTGGCTCCCTCCAAGGTGTGGTGTTGGTTACTGGTACAAACCAGGAGACACAAGGGCCATGAAACTTGGGCAGGTTTTCCTTCTTAGGACCAGACTTCACATTTTCCACAGGAacaaaccatgaaactcctataggaattatttttaagaaaaaaagaagatttttcacttttttcatcaGAGACGTGCATAATATAGGCTCTCAGGGACTCAGCTGTCAGCGGCCACCAGGAGGCCCTGGAGTCTGCTTAACTGCAGGTGTGACTCAGGAATTGTAGTGTTGGAtgcagtcagccctctgtatccatgtaCACAGAATCCTTGGGTTCAGGAGGCAGTACTATGCCATCTTacataaaggacttgagcatccatggattctGGTATCCATGAGTGGTCccggaaccaatcccctgcagatacggAGGGATGACTGTACTTTCAAAATTTGCCAAGGTGGTGCTGGGGAAAGATAGGGTCAACATTAAATCATTTAGAAACAAAGAATCTTAGCTTTGCAAAAGACTTGAAATTCACTAGTTTTTCTACTAAGAAAGCAGAATTAGAAACTGACCTTCCCAGCAGCTCTGCTTATTCTTCCTTAACTTTCTCTCCCCAGGATAACTGGTAAGGAGCCTTTTCTCTTCTATCTTTTCTTCTGACCAAGAAGTCACATCACTGTCCTCTTCTACTGTAGCCTCGCTAGAACTTGGAGTTGGGAAAGTCATTCCAACATCTCGAGTGTGTTTTCTGACACCATTCACAATCTCCAAGATACCTAAGGGAAACGATCACAACTATGTCTGGGAAGAGCCTTGAGACTCGATTGACAGGTATATTCAAGTCagtaaatgaaaacttaaaaaaaattaatcatttattttctattctgcaAAGAAAACGAATTGAGAAGATCTATAATTTTCATATCTATATCTGGTAAAATAGGGAAttcctggtggtcctgtggttaggattccacacttccactgcagggggcacaggttcgatccctggtcggggaacgaagatcccacgtgccgtgcagtgtggcaaaataaataaataaatgaataaatctggtaaaatattcaaaacaatcaTTGAGACACATTTTTAACAAGTATcgttatgtaaaaatatttgttgaagataGTGCTCTGAATGAATGCAAAAGACAACGCAAGCAGAGATGAAAGGTGATATAAACTGTTTTGGAATcatattatgatttatttttacatctttattggagtataattgctttacaatggtgtgttagtttctgctttataacaaagtgaatcagttatacatatacatatgttcccatatctcttccctcttgcgtccccctccctcccaccctccctatcccacccccccaggcggtcacaaagcaccgagctgatctccctgtgctatgcggctgcttcccactagctatataccttacgtttggtagtgtatatatgtccatgcctctctctcgctttgtcacagcttacccctccccctccccatatcctcaagtccattctctagtaggtctgtgtctttattcttgtcttacccctaggttcttcatgacgtttttttccttaaattccatatatatgtgttagcatacagtatttgtctttctctttctgacttacttcactccgtatgacagactctaggtctatccacctcattacaaatagctcaatttcgcttctttttatggctgagtaatattccattgtatatatgtgccacatattctttatgcattcatccgatgatggacacttaggttgtttccatctccggactactgtaaatagagctgcaatgaacattttggtacatgactctttttgaattatggttttctcagggtatatgcccagtagtggtattgctgggtcatatggtagttctatttgtagatttttaaggaacctccatactgttctccgtagtggctgtaccgattcacattcccaccagcagtgcaagagtgttcccttttctccacaccctctccagcatttattgtttctagattttttgatgatggtcattctgactggtgtgagatgatatctcattgtagttttgatttgcatttctctaatgattaatgatcttGAGCTTtctatcatgtgtttgttggcagtctgtgtatctctttggagaaatgtctatttaggtcttctgcccatttttggattgggttatttgtttttttgttattgagctgcatgagctgcttataaattttggaggttaatcctttgtcagttgcttcatttgcaaatattttctcccattctgagggttgtcttttggtcttgtttatggtttcctttgctgtgcaaaagctttgaagtttcattaggtcccatttgtttatttttgcttttatttccaattctctaggaagtgggtcaaaaaagatcttgctgtgatttatgtcatagagtgttctgcctatgtttttctctaag
Encoded proteins:
- the LOC132531933 gene encoding centrosome-associated protein ALMS1-like, which translates into the protein MAKLAHCMQKTHRGVSICNGLHLVTDHISSDSVSSSTSSFWSLSSTLCNKENVHMLNKGIQAGILEIVNGVRKHTRDVGMTFPTPSSSEATVEEDSDVTSWSEEKIEEKRLLTSYPGERKLRKNKQSCWEGVSWFVPVENVKSGPKKENLPKFHGPCVSWFVPVTNTTPWREPLQEKNWQGQHMDSHSSLAGPGRDPLKPFVRATLQESLQLHRPDFISHSGERIKRLKLIVQERKLQNMLQSEREALFNTVQEWQGHRDAMHLLPKRDFLAAQKKRPVGKKEMIQRSKWIYEQLPEVQNKREEEKWRLEYKPYWLQAQLYKKVSQS